A single window of Sandaracinaceae bacterium DNA harbors:
- a CDS encoding family 10 glycosylhydrolase has protein sequence MRLSLMGLVLLASCNAGPEPHPPDAGGGFDARVEDAGPAEDAQARVDAEPPTEDTVVVAHTREVRGAWIATVWNINWPSRTGLSAAAQQAEMERLLDAAQAAGLNAIFLQIRAEADAFYNSPHEPWSRFLTGTQGVDPGYDPLAFAIEAAHARGLELHAWLNPYRALTTTDTSVAAADHVVNARPEVVRRYGRYHWIDPGSEAGLAHTLAVIRDVLERYDVDGVHFDDYFYPYPESGWTFDDDASYAAYTSAGGTLARDDWRRDNVHRMVAAVHDLVAELRADVRFGISPFGIYRPGMPEGIRGLDPVAALFADPMRWMQEGWIDYVAPQLYWPTTRSGQAYDRLLAWWADRAAEHGRTLLIGNYLAQLGSDAEWSLDELRTQVSLTQAEPDAQGNIYYHIDPVDEDRMGFASMLAEDFYARPAASPALVDATGTVDAPTVSVSGADVTVTASGALRSFAAYREVDGAWQLERLVPAATPAFTLWRGRWAISAIDRRGLESRGRVVEISVGDPPTEPPPPGGAACTHSFGGRYAHTACSASYQCCDGAWAMIDAGCGACLCVETTGETGCGL, from the coding sequence ATGCGACTCTCGTTGATGGGACTGGTGCTCCTGGCGTCGTGCAACGCCGGCCCGGAGCCCCACCCCCCGGACGCCGGCGGAGGCTTCGACGCGCGCGTGGAGGACGCGGGCCCGGCCGAGGACGCCCAGGCGCGCGTGGACGCGGAGCCGCCGACCGAGGACACGGTCGTGGTGGCGCACACGCGAGAGGTTCGCGGGGCGTGGATCGCGACGGTGTGGAACATCAACTGGCCGAGCCGGACGGGGCTGAGCGCGGCCGCCCAGCAGGCGGAGATGGAGCGCCTCCTCGACGCGGCGCAGGCGGCGGGCCTCAACGCGATCTTCCTCCAGATCCGCGCCGAGGCGGACGCCTTCTACAACTCCCCGCACGAGCCCTGGAGCCGCTTCTTGACCGGGACCCAGGGGGTCGACCCGGGCTACGACCCGCTCGCGTTCGCCATCGAAGCCGCGCACGCGCGAGGGCTCGAGCTGCACGCCTGGCTCAACCCCTACCGCGCCCTGACCACGACCGACACCTCGGTCGCCGCCGCCGATCACGTCGTCAACGCGCGCCCCGAGGTGGTCCGACGCTACGGGCGCTACCACTGGATCGACCCGGGGAGCGAGGCGGGGCTGGCTCACACCCTCGCCGTGATCCGCGATGTGCTCGAGCGCTACGACGTCGACGGCGTCCACTTCGACGACTACTTCTATCCCTACCCCGAGTCCGGCTGGACCTTCGACGACGACGCGAGCTACGCGGCCTACACGTCGGCGGGCGGCACGCTCGCGCGGGACGACTGGCGCCGCGACAACGTGCACCGGATGGTCGCGGCCGTGCACGACCTCGTGGCCGAGCTCCGCGCGGACGTGCGCTTCGGCATCTCTCCCTTCGGCATCTACCGCCCCGGCATGCCCGAGGGCATCCGCGGGCTCGACCCCGTCGCCGCGCTCTTCGCCGACCCGATGCGCTGGATGCAGGAGGGGTGGATCGACTACGTCGCGCCGCAGCTGTACTGGCCCACCACCCGCAGCGGACAGGCTTACGACCGGCTGCTCGCGTGGTGGGCGGACCGCGCGGCCGAGCACGGGCGCACGCTGCTCATCGGCAACTACCTCGCCCAGCTCGGGAGCGACGCGGAGTGGAGCCTCGACGAGCTGCGCACCCAGGTCTCCCTGACCCAGGCCGAGCCCGACGCGCAGGGCAACATCTATTACCACATCGACCCCGTCGACGAGGACCGTATGGGCTTCGCGTCGATGCTGGCCGAGGACTTCTACGCGCGGCCCGCCGCGAGCCCTGCGCTCGTGGACGCGACGGGCACGGTGGACGCGCCGACCGTCAGCGTCTCGGGGGCCGACGTCACGGTCACCGCGAGCGGCGCGCTGCGCTCCTTCGCCGCCTACCGCGAGGTCGACGGCGCCTGGCAGCTCGAGCGCCTGGTCCCGGCGGCCACGCCTGCGTTCACGCTCTGGCGAGGGCGCTGGGCCATCAGCGCGATCGACCGCCGAGGCCTGGAGAGCCGCGGACGCGTGGTGGAGATCAGCGTCGGCGACCCGCCTACCGAGCCGCCTCCTCCCGGCGGCGCCGCCTGCACGCACAGCTTCGGCGGCCGCTACGCGCACACCGCGTGCTCGGCGAGCTACCAGTGCTGCGACGGCGCGTGGGCGATGATCGACGCGGGCTGCGGAGCCTGCCTGTGTGTGGAGACGACCGGCGAGACCGGCTGCGGCCTCTGA
- a CDS encoding TIGR03790 family protein, with protein sequence MRRSLAVLLVCLAPASAHASPGPDSVVVIANADVPESVALAERYVRERGVPRAQLCLLSLPEADTISLAEYEAALLEPLRACLEAGGVRARIEAALLIRGVPLRVNIPVGAAEQVVSTAAALSLWDSAMTDGAPVLGQPPGRSADCGASMCLTATWRNPYLRGLAFEPGFEVEDRGVVWRPILVTMLHARSYADAERLLDSALEGEAMAPPSGEYLFMEGRDPARGALDIQYDGVIGQLEARGFTATRVPFEADLTGRTLAAFFTGTATLGETIEGNTYLPGSVVDNLTSFGAVPRNFEETGESQVSIARWVERGVAGVHGTVAEPLNNCFPSRDLLVSYVDGATLAEAFHGQLPFVYWRNLVLGDPVAAPHALRPELTVEGVTEGARLDGAVTLTVDATDPGARGVASIVAYLDGVEVARADGDRLEHCLAVPEGEDHHLLVVARAAEDPTLARPYQPKGWRSLTFDSAGGATECGADVDAGAVVDGSISGDAGASADGGLSGADAGCSCRVMPRGPRSPIALLALAGLLLLRARDRRR encoded by the coding sequence ATGCGTCGCTCCCTCGCGGTCTTGCTGGTCTGCCTCGCGCCCGCGTCCGCTCACGCGAGCCCCGGTCCGGACAGCGTCGTGGTGATCGCGAACGCCGACGTGCCCGAGAGCGTGGCGCTGGCCGAGCGCTACGTGCGCGAGCGCGGCGTGCCCCGGGCCCAGCTCTGTCTCTTGTCCCTGCCCGAGGCGGACACGATCTCGCTCGCCGAGTACGAGGCGGCGCTCCTCGAGCCGCTCCGGGCCTGTCTCGAGGCCGGCGGCGTGCGGGCGCGGATCGAGGCCGCGCTCCTCATCCGCGGCGTGCCGCTCCGCGTGAACATCCCCGTCGGTGCCGCAGAGCAGGTGGTGAGCACCGCCGCCGCGCTGTCGCTCTGGGACAGCGCCATGACCGACGGCGCCCCCGTGCTCGGCCAGCCCCCAGGGCGCAGCGCGGATTGTGGTGCCTCGATGTGCTTGACGGCCACGTGGCGCAACCCCTACCTCCGCGGGCTCGCCTTCGAGCCGGGCTTCGAGGTGGAGGACCGCGGCGTGGTCTGGCGGCCCATCCTCGTGACCATGCTGCACGCGCGCTCGTACGCCGACGCGGAGCGCCTGCTCGACAGCGCCCTCGAAGGGGAGGCGATGGCGCCCCCGAGCGGCGAGTACCTCTTCATGGAGGGCCGTGACCCCGCGCGCGGCGCCCTCGACATCCAGTACGACGGAGTCATCGGTCAGCTCGAGGCGCGCGGCTTCACCGCCACGCGCGTCCCCTTCGAAGCCGACCTGACCGGGCGCACGCTCGCCGCCTTCTTCACCGGCACCGCGACCCTCGGCGAGACGATCGAGGGCAACACCTACCTGCCGGGGAGCGTGGTCGACAACCTCACGAGCTTCGGCGCGGTCCCGCGCAACTTCGAGGAGACGGGCGAGAGCCAGGTCTCGATCGCGCGCTGGGTCGAGCGAGGCGTGGCCGGCGTGCACGGCACGGTCGCGGAGCCGCTCAACAACTGCTTCCCCAGCCGCGACCTCCTCGTCTCCTACGTGGACGGCGCGACCCTGGCCGAGGCCTTCCACGGCCAGCTCCCGTTCGTGTACTGGCGCAACCTGGTGCTCGGCGACCCCGTGGCCGCGCCCCACGCCCTCCGCCCCGAGCTCACCGTGGAAGGCGTCACCGAGGGCGCACGCCTGGACGGCGCCGTCACCCTCACCGTCGACGCCACCGACCCTGGCGCGCGCGGCGTCGCGTCCATCGTCGCCTACCTCGACGGCGTCGAGGTCGCGCGGGCCGACGGCGACCGCCTCGAGCATTGCCTCGCCGTCCCCGAGGGCGAGGACCATCACCTCCTCGTCGTCGCGCGCGCGGCCGAGGACCCGACCCTCGCCCGCCCCTACCAGCCCAAGGGCTGGCGCTCGCTCACCTTCGACTCGGCGGGCGGCGCGACCGAGTGCGGCGCCGACGTCGACGCGGGCGCGGTGGTCGACGGCTCGATCTCCGGCGACGCGGGAGCGTCCGCGGACGGCGGGCTGTCGGGAGCGGACGCGGGCTGCAGCTGCCGCGTCATGCCCCGGGGCCCTCGCTCCCCCATCGCGCTCCTCGCGCTCGCGGGCCTGCTCCTGCTGCGCGCTCGAGATCGGCGGCGCTGA
- a CDS encoding MarR family winged helix-turn-helix transcriptional regulator: MSGAASKIADGLVRLSRVLRKDAWAEAGARGITPTQGQILALVASAAEPPRLGDVARALGIKPATASKAVATLLEKELVAKHRAADDARALALSLTAAGRREAKRVSRWPDAVAAVVGTLDAEEQAVLLRTLVKIIRRLQLRGDLEARTCAGCAHFRPFVHEGAAPHHCAFVDAPLGDADLRVDCADQAPPPRDVASDIARRFLRVVG, translated from the coding sequence ATGTCTGGAGCCGCCAGCAAGATCGCCGACGGGCTCGTGCGCCTGAGCCGGGTGCTCCGCAAGGACGCGTGGGCCGAGGCGGGCGCGCGCGGCATCACGCCGACCCAGGGACAGATCCTGGCTCTCGTGGCTTCGGCAGCGGAGCCCCCGCGGCTCGGGGACGTGGCGCGCGCGCTGGGGATCAAGCCCGCGACCGCGAGCAAGGCGGTGGCCACCCTGCTCGAGAAGGAGCTGGTGGCGAAGCACCGCGCGGCAGACGACGCGCGCGCGCTGGCGCTGTCGCTGACCGCGGCCGGGCGCCGAGAGGCGAAGCGGGTCTCGCGCTGGCCCGACGCGGTCGCCGCGGTGGTGGGCACGCTCGACGCAGAGGAGCAGGCGGTCCTGCTGCGCACCCTCGTGAAGATCATCCGCCGCCTGCAGCTCCGAGGCGACCTCGAGGCGCGCACCTGCGCGGGCTGCGCGCACTTTCGACCTTTCGTGCACGAGGGGGCGGCGCCCCATCACTGCGCCTTCGTCGACGCCCCGCTCGGGGACGCGGACCTGCGGGTGGACTGCGCCGATCAGGCGCCCCCGCCACGCGACGTGGCGAGCGACATCGCGCGGCGCTTCCTCCGCGTGGTCGGCTGA
- a CDS encoding protoglobin domain-containing protein — MSDTTIPGYRHGDATLDAPIPLTDLERMKKTALFGEEDERALRAAGEILGPRVEAILDVWYGFVGSQPHLLASFSKPSGPPDAAYLDAVRKRFGQWIRDTTAARYDQRWLDWQIEIGRRHHRMKKNQTDGADASAHIRYVDLIPLVYPIFATVRAFLEEGESDAAKVDAMHHAWLKALLLTVTLWSQPYVRAEDF, encoded by the coding sequence ATGAGCGACACCACGATCCCCGGCTACCGCCACGGCGACGCGACGCTGGACGCCCCCATCCCCCTGACGGACCTGGAGCGCATGAAGAAGACGGCGCTCTTCGGCGAAGAAGACGAGCGCGCGCTGCGGGCCGCGGGGGAGATCCTCGGGCCGCGCGTCGAGGCGATCCTCGACGTCTGGTATGGCTTCGTCGGCTCGCAGCCCCACCTGCTCGCGTCGTTCTCGAAGCCGAGCGGCCCTCCCGACGCGGCGTACCTAGACGCGGTGCGCAAGCGCTTCGGCCAGTGGATCCGCGACACCACGGCCGCGCGCTACGACCAGCGCTGGCTCGACTGGCAGATCGAGATCGGCCGGCGACATCACCGGATGAAGAAGAACCAGACCGACGGCGCCGACGCCTCGGCGCACATCCGCTACGTGGACCTGATCCCGCTCGTCTACCCGATCTTCGCCACGGTGCGCGCGTTCCTGGAGGAGGGCGAGTCGGACGCGGCGAAGGTCGACGCGATGCACCACGCGTGGCTGAAGGCGCTGCTCCTCACCGTCACGCTCTGGAGCCAGCCCTACGTGCGCGCGGAGGACTTCTGA
- a CDS encoding TlpA disulfide reductase family protein — translation MRAGERVPEWDVTRWLNGEVGALESLRGRVVVVHAFQMLCPGCIYRGLPQAMRLAKELDPKRAVVLGLHTVFEHHEAMREVSLEAFLSELRVPFPVGVDRHEEGAARPITMRRWDLRGTPSTVIVDGEGRLAHQSFGAEDDLELGLRIGGLLERASSCDALGCVAE, via the coding sequence ATGCGCGCGGGAGAGCGGGTCCCCGAGTGGGACGTGACGCGGTGGCTCAACGGAGAGGTCGGCGCGCTCGAGTCCCTGCGCGGCCGCGTGGTGGTGGTGCACGCGTTCCAGATGCTCTGCCCGGGGTGCATCTATCGCGGGCTGCCGCAGGCGATGCGGCTCGCGAAGGAGCTCGACCCGAAGCGCGCCGTGGTGCTCGGGCTGCACACCGTGTTCGAGCATCACGAGGCGATGCGCGAGGTGTCGCTCGAGGCCTTCCTCTCGGAGCTGCGGGTGCCCTTCCCCGTGGGCGTCGACCGCCACGAGGAGGGCGCGGCGCGGCCGATCACCATGCGGCGCTGGGATCTGCGCGGCACCCCGAGCACCGTGATCGTCGACGGGGAGGGACGGCTCGCCCATCAGTCGTTCGGAGCCGAGGACGATCTGGAGCTCGGGCTGCGGATCGGCGGCCTGCTCGAGCGGGCGTCGTCTTGTGATGCGCTGGGCTGCGTCGCGGAGTGA